GAGACCGCGGGTGCTTTGAGCACTTACAAAAGTTAAGTATGTTAAAAGTAATATCTTCAGGACTTTCTCCAAATACGAAAGCGACAGATGTCATAATTGCTCTGGAGGCATTAATATTAAAACGGCACTGGAAAGATCCTTTGCAGTTGCATATTCTAAAAAAATGGTTTGCAAGTCGGTATAACTCTGATCAAGTCTATTTATTTAATTCTGGGCGGTCTGCGTTGTATTTTCTGCTTAAAGCGGCGGGTGTAACAAAACAAGACGAGGTTATAGTGCAGGCTTTTACATGTATTGGAGCTATTAACCCAATTATCTGGATTGGAGCAAAACCTGTTTATATAGATATAGATCCACAAACATATAATCTTGACCCTGACTTACTGGAGTCATCAATTACTTCTAAAACTAAAGTTGTAATTGTTCAACATACCTTTGGAATACCTGCTGCTATTTCTAAAATTAAGAAAATATGTCAAGAGCATAAAATTATTCTAATTGAAGACTGTGCGGTAAGTATTGGCGCATTTGTGGGTAAAAAAGAAGTAGGTACATATGGTGATGCGGCTTTTTTTAGTTTTGGAAGAGATAAGATAGTTTCTAGTGTTAGTGGTGGTGCCGCAATAATTAATAATCTTAAACATTTTGCCAATCTAGATGAGTTATATAGAGAGATACTAGAGCCTTCCTCTAACTGGGTATATCAGCAGTTATTGCACCCTGTTGCTATGGCTGTAATTCTTCCTCTGTATTTGATTCAAGTAGGAAAGATATTATTAGTTTTATTGCAGAAAATTAAACTTATTTCTAAACCATATGAAGAATTGGAATATTCTGGAGGTAAACCAGAAAGTTATCCTCGAAGGTATTCTCCAGCTTTAGTTCCGCTAATTATGCATCAGCTTAGACAGCTAGATGCGATGGATGCAAGACGGGTCTTTAATGCCAGTTACTATGGAGAAAATTTAATAAAAGGAGCTGTATATTTGCGCTATCCAGTATTGGTAAAAAATAGAGAACAGATATTAAATAAAGCTCAAAGGGCAGGAATTTATCTTGGTACATGGTATGATAGTGTGATTAATCCAGCTGGTGTAACTTTGAGTAATTTTAAATACAAAAAAGGTAGTTGCCCAGTGGCAGAAGATATTGCAGGACGAATACTAAATTTACCAACATACGCGCGTTTGACTGTTAGGGAAATAAAGAAAGTTAGAGATATTGTGAATGACTAATCTCCACATAAAACCAGTTACTAGTAACAAAACCTGGAACAACTTCATAAGCTCAGTTGCTGCTCGCTCTTTTTTTCAGTCCTGGGAGTGGGGAGAAGTGAGTAAGCTCAATGGTCAGACAATAGATAGACTCGGCATCTATGAAAAAGACAGGTTGGTTGGTGTTTTTCAGATAACACTTGTTCAAGCTAAGCGTGGTAACTATATTATGTTAAGACATGGTCCAGTGCTTAGTAGTTGGAACAGTAGATATCTAGTAGTATTGATAGATTTTTTAAAAAAAATCTACAAAGATAATTATTCTTTTATAAGAATAAGTCCATTAATAGACCGTGTATATAGTACTTTGTTGAAGAAAGTTGGATTCAGACTAGCGCCTGTGCACGACAATATTGATGCGCAGATATGCTACGAGGTGAATCTCAAACCTGAGCTGGAAGTAATCTTGGCGGGCATGCGCAAAAATACTAGAGGATCGATTAAAAAAACAGCTTCAAACGAAAACCTTACGATAGGGTATGAAATTTCAGCTAAATCTATTAAGGAATTTAGTCAACTATACCGTCAAACGGCTCGTAAAAAAGGTTTTGTGGAATGGAGTGGGATAAAAACAGAAGTTAGTGAGTTTGATAAGAACAAAGCTGTGGATCTTATCATTGTCTACTTGAATAAAGAGCCGGTTGCGGGAGCAGTGATTAATTACTGGGGTAATCAGGGTATTTATCATTATGCTGCTGCAAATTATGATGGCTTAAAAACTCAAGCGCAATATTTAGTGATTTACGAGGCAATAAAACGTTGCAAAATGCGTGGGTTGGAATATTTTAATTTCTGGGGTGGAATTGAAGACATCAGTGATGTTGGGCACCCATGGTTTGGGTTAACAGTTTTTAAACGTGGATTCGGGTCAAAGCAGAAAGTTTATCTACAGACATATGATTATATGCTTTCTCATGGGTACTGGAAAACATATCTATATGAGCAAGTTGTTGAGCATTTACGAGGATACAAAACAATTGGTACTTGGCGTAGTCCAACTTTCTTACGACGACTATTTGGTGTATGATGAAATTATAGAGATGAAATTTGTAAAATCAGTAACCCATGCAATTGAAGGCTTAGGGTACGTGCTTAGAGAGCATGCAAACTTTCGTATTCATATAGCATTAGCTTTTGTCGCGATAGTTTTAGGAATAAGCTTAAAATTGTCTAATCTCGAACTGTCCATACTTGTAATAACTATTACGCTAGTATTAATGGCAGAGATTCTGAATACTGCGGTTGAAGAGCTGTCGGACTTAATTACCCTGCGCTGGAGTAAACATGCTAAAGTTGCAAAGGATGTCTCTGCTGGCATGGTATTTTTAACTTCAATTTGCGCGGCAATTGTGGGGTGGTTGCTTTTTATTCCTAAACTTAATTAATATATGGCATTATTCTTAGGTATATTTCTAGTTTCTTTTTGCATTAATGCATTATTGTTTGTCCCATTCATTAATCTTCTATATAAAATTCAGATGCAGCGGCAAAAACAAGATACGCTGGATACTTTTGGTAAATTAACGCCAATATTTAATCGTTTACACAAAATGAAAGTGGGTACTCCAGTTGGCGGTGGGCTTTTACTCATAATAACAACCTGCATTTTAACTCTGGTGATTTTGTCTAGCTTGAAACTATTCTGGGTACCTATAGTTTCTGACTATCCACTCATATCTGAGCTTAAAGTAATTTTTTTTACATTTGTCATGTTTGGGCTCTTAGGTCTTTATGATGACATAAAAAAGATGTTTAAGTTCTTAGCGGATACTTTTTTTGGTCTTAGGTTTAGGCACAAGATTCTATTGCAAATTATTCTTGCTGCAATTATTTCATATTGGCTTTACCAGAATCTTTCAATATCTATTATTAATATTCCCTTAATTGGGGTAATAGACCTAGGCTGGATATATATTCCGTTTGCAACACTAGTTATTGTGGCTTTCACCAATGCATATAATATTACCGATGGTCTAGACGGGCTTGCAGGAGGGCTGTTATTTATTGCACTTATTATTTTCTGGGTTATATCTGCTTCAGTTTTAGATACTCCTTTGGAAATTTTTATTGCCGTCTGGGTAGGGGGATTGGTAGCTTTCTTGTATTTTAATGTATTTCCAGCTAGGATCTGGATGGGTGATGTGGGTTCAATGGCTTTTGGAGCAACATTAGCTGTAATTGGCTTATTATTAGGTAAGTTAGTAGCCCTGGTAATAATTGGTTTAATATTTGTTCTAGAAGTAAGCTCCAGCTTAGCTCAGATGTTATCTAAATATTTTCGTGGAAAGAAATTATTCGAAGTAGCTCCATTTCATTTATTGCTTCAAAATAAAGGATGGGCAGAGCCTAAAATTGTTATGCGTGCTTGGTTGGTCCAAATTATGCTGGGAGTGTTCGGCCTCTGGCTCTCCTTCTTTACTTAAGTTTTAATATTTTATTGATTCACCCTATTTTGATATATACTCTAAGCTCATGATTCGCGCAAAGGATATAACATTTTCGTATGGTAGTGAGCTCGTTTTTGATAAAACTAGTTTTATCATTACTGAAGGTCAAAAAGTTGGCATGGTTGGTCCAAATGGGGCTGGTAAATCAACATTATTTTCCATTATTACAAATAAACTAGAGCTGGATGCTGGAAGTATCGAGACGACTGGAACTGTCGGATATGTTCCACAGGAAGTTAAGCAAGATCCTAGTTTAGAAGAGTCTTTATCAGTAAGAGACTATATTGATCCAGAAAAGCAGAAGAGCGATTTCGAGCTAAAAAAACTATTAGCAGGACTAGAATTAGATCATGTAGCGCTACTATCAAAGCCCAAGATCTTGAGTGGAGGCCAAAAAACAAAACTAGCTCTTGCACGAGCTTTAATTCAAGAGCCTGACCTACTGCTGTTGGATGAACCTGTTAATTTTATGGATTCTGCTGGTAAGAGATTCGTGATGAACTTCTTGAGTCAATATCCTAAATCTCTGATGATCGTGTCCCATGACCTTGATTTACTGGACGAGCACATTGATAAGGTCTTGATATTAAATATACAAAGCAAAAAAATAGAGACGTATGCTGGAACATATAAAAAAGCAATGAAACTCAAAGAAGAACAGGAAGAGCATTTTAAAAGACAGGTTAGAGTAAAGGAGAAGCATATAGAACAAATGGAAAAATCATTGCTTAAGCTCTACAGGAACAAGTCAAAAAAAGGGGTACGTGCTCGCATGCAACACATAAAACGTATTGGGCAAGAAAAATCTGCGCTTCCTGCAATGCCAACTGCGATTAAAAAATTTAAGCTAGATTTACCTGAACCTAGTAGAATTGCTGAGTTACCAATAATGGTTAAGGGTATCAATAAATCATATGGTGATAATAAGGTTCTTAAAGACCTATCTTTTTATGTAAATAGAGGAGAGAAAATATTAATAACTGGAGACAACGGGGCAGGTAAGTCGACACTTATTAAAATTATTATGAATAAAATTAAAGCAGATACAGGTACAGTTTTGATCAAGGAAAACGTGCAAATTGGCTACTATTCTCAAGAGTTTGAAACTTTTGATTTTAGCAAAAGAGTGTTGGATACGGTAATGGAGGAGTGTGGTATCTATGAGCAGAAAGCTCGGAGTTTTTTGGGGAGGTTTATGTTTGATGCAGATAATGTAAAACAGCGCGTCGGGACGCTCTCAGGAGGTGAAAAAACTAGATTGTCTGTGGCTATGATAATGCTGAATAATAATAATCTCTTAGTTCTTGATGAACCTACTACCTATCTTGATCCTCTGAGCCAAAGAATCGTTCTCGAAGCTCTCAAGGAATATAAAGGAACTCTTGTATTAGTTAGCCATGTGGATGAATTTGTAAAAGAATTAAAACCAGATAGAGCATTCCTCATGCCAGAAGGTGAACTAATCACCTGGTTCTCCACCCAGGATTATTAGAATTATATAGAGCGTCGCTCTATTAAGGCCTTGTTTACAACCTATTAAAAACTGGGTTTTTAATAGGAAAGAGCGGAAGCTTCAAAGCCGAGCTTTATGCTCTAGTATATAGTTTGGTTTTAGAATCGCTTAACTTAAAGCAATGCTATTTATTACATAAAAAGCCTCGCTTTGTTTCACTTGCTTACTGAAAAGTGTCAAACGTCCAGCGTTTGACAACTTTGCTTAGGATGGGGGTTTGGATTAAAATAGTAGTACAGAAGATGCAAAACCTTAATCCAGTTGAAACCTTGCGTGAGAAATATTCAGGTAAGAATGTGTTAGTTTTAGGGATAGGGGTATTGGGTGGAGGAGTTGGCTCCGCGCGTTTTTTTGCAGATATTGGTGCAAAAGTTGTAGCAACTGATCTTAAGTCAGCTGAACAACTCGACCCCTCTTTACTTAGGCAGCTACAAGATTTGGGAGTAGAGCTCAAGCTAGGTGGACATAGTAAAGAAATGATAGATGCTGCGGATCTGGTGATTCGTAACCCAGCGGTTCCTTTAGATTCTGAATATGTACAATACGCAAAAGAGCAAAATATTCCGGTTGTAATGGACGCAGCCTTATTTGTAACTTTAAGCCCTGCTCCTATTATTGGTGTAACAGGTACCAGAGGTAAAACAACTACCTGTAATATGATTGCTTCTATTTTACAAGCTGTGGGTAAGCATGTGCTGCTGGGAGGAAATATTCATGGCACATCTACGCTTGATCTACTCTACGAAGTGAATGAAAAATCTATTGTGGTATTAGAATTATCTAGCTGGGCGCTACAGGGATTTTGCGATTTTGCGGTTAGCCCTCATATTGCTGTCATAACTAATATTTATCCAGACCATCTTAATAGATATACTGATATGCAGAGCTATGTGGATGATAAACAAACAATCTTTGCTTACCAGAAGCCTAACGATATATTGTTCTTAAATAGTGAAGATGGTTTTACAAGTAAATTTTCAAAAAAAGTAGTGGGCAAGGTGGGATTGTTTAACAAAAAAGATTTACTGCAAAAAATTGAATTACAGTTACCTGGTGAGCACAATATGGCAAACGCGGCTTGTGCTTTTGGAGTTGCTAGATATCTAGGTGTAAGTGAGAAGGATATTTTATCGAGCCTATCTCAGTTTTCTGGAGTCCCATATAGGCTGGAAATTATTGCTGAAATAAATGGAGTGACATATGTAAATGACACAACCAGCACGACCCCTACATCTGTTATTGCGGCACTAAATGCCTTTATGAATAAGTCGATTGTATTAATTATTGGAGGTGCGGATAAAAATTTACCTCTTGATGAGCTCGTAAAATTATTCCAGAGTGAAAAACAGATTAAAGACGTGGTGTTTCTTAAAG
Above is a genomic segment from Candidatus Roizmanbacteria bacterium CG_4_9_14_0_2_um_filter_38_17 containing:
- the murD gene encoding UDP-N-acetylmuramoyl-L-alanine--D-glutamate ligase, with amino-acid sequence MGVWIKIVVQKMQNLNPVETLREKYSGKNVLVLGIGVLGGGVGSARFFADIGAKVVATDLKSAEQLDPSLLRQLQDLGVELKLGGHSKEMIDAADLVIRNPAVPLDSEYVQYAKEQNIPVVMDAALFVTLSPAPIIGVTGTRGKTTTCNMIASILQAVGKHVLLGGNIHGTSTLDLLYEVNEKSIVVLELSSWALQGFCDFAVSPHIAVITNIYPDHLNRYTDMQSYVDDKQTIFAYQKPNDILFLNSEDGFTSKFSKKVVGKVGLFNKKDLLQKIELQLPGEHNMANAACAFGVARYLGVSEKDILSSLSQFSGVPYRLEIIAEINGVTYVNDTTSTTPTSVIAALNAFMNKSIVLIIGGADKNLPLDELVKLFQSEKQIKDVVFLKGGGTSKLLEALGRQDAVVYDNLEKAVFAASNKANKGDYVIFSPGFTSFEMFKNEFDRGDRFNQIVNSLNAKN